In Flavobacterium sp. CS20, a single window of DNA contains:
- a CDS encoding M23 family metallopeptidase — protein sequence MRKVKYYYDTETLSYRKIERKKGKTFGLTLLFVLGTLVSSILLLIVYLNIPGIETPKEKAYKHELEQMKFQYEMMNREMEEITSVLENIEERDNKIYRVYFEADPISEEQRKSGFGGVNRYKDLERYKNSEIIIKTKKRLDQLKKRVVVQSKSLDEIVEYALNKEELLASIPAIQPVKNEDLNRLASGYGMRMHPIYKIRKMHTGMDFSAPEGTPIFATGNARVKEIKISRRGYGKHLILDHGFNYETLYGHMSKIIVHRVQRVKRGEIIGYVGDTGSSTAPHLHYEVLKNGHHVNPIYFYYNDLSAEDYEAMMNNSALENQSLD from the coding sequence ATGCGAAAGGTAAAATATTATTACGATACGGAAACACTTTCATACCGTAAGATAGAACGTAAAAAAGGTAAAACCTTTGGACTGACGCTTTTGTTTGTTCTTGGGACTTTAGTGTCCAGTATATTATTGTTGATTGTATATCTGAATATTCCTGGAATAGAAACCCCAAAAGAGAAAGCTTATAAGCATGAGCTTGAACAAATGAAATTTCAATATGAAATGATGAATAGAGAAATGGAGGAAATTACAAGTGTTTTAGAAAATATAGAAGAACGAGACAATAAAATTTATCGGGTATATTTTGAAGCCGATCCAATTTCTGAAGAACAACGAAAATCGGGTTTTGGTGGAGTAAATCGATATAAAGATCTTGAGCGGTATAAGAATTCAGAAATTATTATTAAAACTAAAAAGCGTTTAGACCAACTTAAAAAGCGAGTTGTGGTTCAGTCAAAATCTTTAGATGAAATTGTTGAATATGCATTAAACAAAGAAGAACTCTTAGCTTCAATACCAGCTATTCAACCTGTTAAAAATGAAGATTTGAACCGTTTAGCTTCTGGTTATGGGATGAGAATGCACCCGATTTATAAAATCAGAAAAATGCATACGGGAATGGATTTTTCAGCACCAGAAGGCACGCCAATTTTTGCAACAGGAAATGCAAGAGTAAAAGAGATTAAAATATCAAGAAGAGGTTATGGTAAACACTTAATTTTAGACCATGGGTTTAATTATGAAACGCTATACGGGCATATGAGTAAAATTATTGTACATAGAGTCCAACGGGTTAAACGTGGTGAAATTATAGGATATGTTGGTGATACAGGGTCTTCTACTGCTCCGCATTTACATTATGAAGTGTTGAAAAATGGTCATCATGTTAACCCTATTTATTTTTATTACAACGATTTATCAGCTGAAGATTATGAAGCTATGATGAATAATTCTGCATTAGAAAATCAATCTTTAGATTAA
- the alaS gene encoding alanine--tRNA ligase → MNSKEIKAKFFDFFKHKNHNFVASAPIVLKDDPTLMFTNAGMNQFKSIFLGTENIEYSRVYNTQKCLRVSGKHNDLEEVGKDHYHHTMFEMLGNWSFGDYFKKEAIEWAWELLTKVYKIDAENLYVTVFEGYQKDGLEKDQEAFDIWKTIVSDNQIVLGNKKDNFWEMGEQGPCGPSSEIHIDLRSEADKKAIPAKSLINKDHPEVIEIWNLVFIQFNRKANGSLENLPQRHVDTGMGFERLCRVLQNKTSNYDTDIFQPIIKIIEKISNHNYGTNKETDIAIRVIADHIRAVTFCIADGQLPSSNGAGYVVRRILRRAVRYAYTFLNISKPFMFELVEVLNQQLGKDYPELTKQKTLCQRVIKEEEQSFLNTLSQGLKRLEDIIKESQSKIISGQKAFELFDTYGFPIDLTALILNEKGFDYDENEFKSALERQKKRSQSASESQTDDWTVVENNKGNEFVGYDNLKTTSKILKYRSFKTKKEGQRFQIVLDQTPFYPEGGGQVGDRGQFMFDNENIDVLDTKKEHGDIIHITKKLPSNLKQSFTAKVNAEKRFLSACNHSATHLLHHALREILGHHVEQKGSLVNDKYLRFDFSHFEKLSPDELSSIEQKVNNQISEHIALEENRNADFEQAKAQGAMALFGEKYGDKVRTIKFGNSIELCGGTHVANTAEIWYFKITSQSSVASGVRRVEAITNKATKQYLEEKDTEIQKILDLLGSNQQPVQQIEKLLQDIENLKNENQTLLQDKAKTIKSELKSSAETINDVNFIAKQVDLDAKAIKDVAFQLAGEMDNLFLVLGSNQNGKAILGCYISKNLVEQNNYNAGQIIRELGKYIQGGGGGQAFYATAGGKNPDGIPKALEEVKSYL, encoded by the coding sequence ATGAATTCAAAAGAAATCAAAGCCAAGTTTTTCGACTTTTTTAAACATAAAAATCACAATTTTGTGGCTTCTGCACCAATCGTTCTTAAAGACGATCCGACTTTGATGTTCACCAACGCTGGAATGAATCAGTTTAAGTCTATTTTTTTAGGAACTGAAAACATTGAGTATTCCAGAGTTTATAACACTCAAAAATGCTTGAGAGTTTCAGGTAAGCACAACGACCTTGAAGAAGTTGGCAAAGACCATTATCACCACACTATGTTTGAGATGTTGGGCAATTGGAGCTTTGGCGATTACTTTAAAAAAGAAGCCATTGAATGGGCTTGGGAGCTTTTGACTAAAGTCTATAAAATTGATGCCGAAAACTTATACGTTACTGTTTTTGAAGGTTACCAAAAAGACGGATTAGAAAAAGATCAAGAGGCTTTTGATATATGGAAAACCATTGTTAGTGACAATCAAATTGTTCTCGGTAATAAAAAAGACAATTTCTGGGAAATGGGCGAACAAGGACCGTGTGGACCCTCGTCTGAAATTCATATCGACTTAAGGTCAGAAGCCGATAAAAAAGCGATTCCTGCTAAAAGCTTAATCAATAAAGACCATCCTGAAGTCATTGAAATTTGGAATCTTGTCTTTATCCAGTTCAACAGAAAAGCCAACGGTTCTTTAGAAAATTTACCTCAACGACACGTCGATACAGGTATGGGGTTTGAACGTTTATGTCGTGTGCTTCAAAATAAAACATCTAACTACGACACTGATATTTTTCAGCCTATTATTAAAATTATAGAAAAAATATCTAATCACAATTACGGCACAAATAAAGAGACAGACATTGCCATAAGAGTCATTGCTGACCATATCCGAGCCGTGACATTTTGTATTGCCGACGGACAATTGCCCTCAAGCAATGGTGCAGGTTATGTAGTCAGACGTATTCTCAGGCGAGCCGTGCGTTATGCTTACACATTTTTAAACATAAGTAAACCGTTTATGTTTGAATTGGTTGAAGTTTTAAATCAACAACTCGGAAAAGACTATCCAGAATTAACCAAGCAAAAAACACTTTGCCAACGCGTCATTAAAGAAGAAGAGCAAAGCTTCCTCAACACTTTATCTCAAGGTTTAAAACGCCTTGAAGATATCATTAAAGAAAGTCAATCTAAAATCATTTCAGGTCAAAAAGCCTTTGAACTGTTTGATACATATGGTTTTCCTATCGATTTAACAGCTTTGATTTTAAATGAAAAAGGTTTTGATTACGACGAAAACGAATTCAAATCGGCTTTAGAGCGACAAAAAAAACGCTCTCAATCGGCTTCTGAAAGTCAAACGGATGATTGGACGGTTGTTGAAAATAATAAAGGAAATGAATTTGTAGGTTATGATAACTTAAAAACTACTTCAAAAATTTTAAAATACCGCAGTTTTAAAACCAAAAAAGAAGGTCAACGTTTTCAAATTGTGTTGGATCAAACACCTTTTTATCCTGAAGGTGGTGGACAAGTTGGCGATCGCGGACAATTTATGTTTGACAATGAAAATATCGACGTTTTAGATACCAAAAAAGAACACGGTGATATCATTCATATCACAAAAAAATTACCCTCAAATTTAAAACAGAGCTTTACCGCCAAGGTCAATGCTGAAAAACGCTTTCTTTCAGCTTGTAATCATTCTGCAACGCATTTGTTACATCACGCTTTAAGAGAAATTTTAGGCCATCACGTCGAGCAAAAAGGCTCATTAGTCAATGACAAATATTTGCGTTTTGATTTCTCTCATTTCGAAAAACTGAGCCCTGATGAGCTTTCCTCAATTGAGCAAAAAGTCAACAATCAGATTTCGGAACACATCGCTTTAGAAGAAAATCGCAATGCTGATTTTGAACAAGCTAAAGCCCAAGGAGCAATGGCTTTGTTTGGCGAAAAATACGGCGACAAAGTTCGCACTATAAAATTTGGAAATTCTATTGAACTCTGCGGAGGCACACACGTTGCAAATACAGCTGAAATATGGTATTTCAAAATCACGAGTCAATCTTCTGTAGCTTCTGGTGTAAGACGGGTTGAGGCTATTACCAACAAAGCGACCAAACAGTATTTAGAAGAAAAAGATACTGAAATTCAAAAAATATTAGATTTACTCGGGTCAAATCAACAACCCGTTCAGCAAATTGAAAAGCTACTTCAAGACATAGAAAATCTTAAAAATGAAAATCAAACATTACTCCAAGACAAGGCCAAAACCATAAAATCTGAATTAAAGAGTTCTGCTGAAACGATTAATGATGTTAATTTCATCGCTAAGCAAGTCGATTTAGATGCCAAGGCTATAAAAGATGTTGCCTTTCAACTCGCTGGCGAAATGGATAATCTGTTTTTAGTTTTAGGTTCTAATCAAAATGGAAAAGCTATTTTAGGTTGTTATATTTCTAAAAATTTAGTTGAACAAAACAATTACAATGCTGGACAAATTATTCGTGAACTCGGCAAATATATTCAAGGTGGTGGCGGTGGTCAAGCCTTTTATGCAACTGCAGGTGGCAAAAATCCTGACGGCATACCAAAAGCATTAGAAGAAGTCAAATCTTATCTATAA
- a CDS encoding metallophosphoesterase: MGLKILLLSDTHSYMDEKILKYVKEADEVWHAGDIGDLKVTDAIEKDTKLRAVYGNIDSHEIRSCFPLHQQFKIDDLKIWITHIGGYPKHYNPRIKPQLEANPPDVFICGHSHILKVMQDKKLKLLHLNPGAVGKHGFHQKRTMLRFQINHSKIENLEVVDFGNRGIISQKNNQ, from the coding sequence ATGGGTTTAAAAATTTTGTTGTTAAGCGACACACATTCCTACATGGATGAAAAAATTCTGAAATACGTCAAAGAAGCCGATGAAGTCTGGCACGCTGGTGATATTGGCGATCTTAAAGTCACTGATGCGATAGAAAAAGACACCAAACTCCGAGCCGTTTATGGCAATATAGATAGCCACGAAATTCGATCGTGTTTTCCTTTACATCAACAATTTAAAATTGACGATTTAAAAATTTGGATCACACATATTGGTGGTTATCCAAAACACTACAACCCACGAATCAAACCTCAATTAGAAGCCAATCCACCTGATGTATTTATTTGCGGACATTCACATATCCTTAAAGTGATGCAAGACAAAAAACTCAAACTTTTGCATCTCAATCCAGGTGCAGTGGGCAAACACGGCTTTCATCAAAAAAGAACAATGTTGCGTTTTCAAATCAATCATTCTAAAATCGAAAACTTAGAAGTGGTTGATTTTGGCAACAGGGGCATTATCTCACAAAAGAACAACCAATGA
- a CDS encoding PPK2 family polyphosphate kinase, producing MKNIDIKDFSIQPEIKLSELPTRIDLEAKTSKIEKKLQKTRRNLSEMQNKLYAHSKYSVLICIQGMDTSGKDSLIREVFKDFNVRGVNCYSFKKPTLLELQQDFLWRHYKRLPARGKYAVFNRSHYENVLISRVHPKIVLNENLPHINQVEDLNEEFWNKRLRQINQFEQIIAENGTIIFKFFLNISKDEQKNRLLRRLNKPHKNWKFAPEDIEERQLWLKYISAYEKAINSTSKSYAPWYNIPSNDKPTARYIVAKILEERMSTYTDIQYPTSDLEQNIKFYKDKLKAE from the coding sequence ATGAAAAACATTGACATCAAAGACTTTAGCATTCAACCAGAAATTAAGTTGTCAGAACTTCCAACGCGTATAGATTTAGAAGCTAAAACATCAAAAATCGAAAAAAAACTTCAAAAAACGCGAAGAAATTTGAGCGAAATGCAAAACAAACTTTACGCTCATAGCAAATACAGCGTTTTGATTTGTATTCAAGGAATGGACACCTCTGGAAAAGATAGTTTAATCCGAGAAGTCTTTAAGGATTTTAATGTTAGAGGTGTGAATTGCTACAGTTTTAAAAAACCGACACTTTTAGAGCTTCAGCAAGATTTTTTGTGGCGACACTACAAGCGACTTCCTGCACGTGGTAAATATGCCGTTTTTAATCGTTCTCATTATGAAAATGTCTTGATTTCAAGAGTTCATCCTAAAATTGTGCTTAATGAAAATTTGCCACACATCAATCAAGTTGAAGATCTTAATGAAGAATTTTGGAATAAAAGGCTAAGACAAATCAATCAGTTTGAACAAATCATTGCCGAAAACGGCACCATCATTTTTAAATTTTTCCTGAACATTTCAAAAGACGAGCAAAAAAATAGATTGCTCAGACGACTCAATAAACCACACAAAAATTGGAAATTCGCCCCAGAAGATATCGAAGAAAGGCAGTTATGGCTAAAATATATTTCAGCCTACGAAAAAGCTATCAACTCCACTTCAAAATCATATGCACCTTGGTATAACATCCCTAGCAACGATAAACCCACAGCGAGATATATCGTTGCTAAAATTTTAGAAGAACGAATGTCAACTTACACTGATATTCAATATCCAACATCTGACCTTGAGCAAAACATCAAATTCTATAAAGACAAACTCAAGGCAGAATAG
- a CDS encoding Smr/MutS family protein, producing MKPDFEIGDTVETIDDNIKGVVISIENQLVKILSEDDFELTFQAHELIKITEKGLSIKTDDLKKVLQQELHTNRKIPIKKEKHTNKIEIDLHIHELIDDARHLSNFEILNIQLNKAKQQLEWAMDKRIKYVVFIHGVGQGVLKAELQTLFRRYENLEFYDADYQTYGVGATEVCIY from the coding sequence ATGAAGCCTGATTTTGAAATAGGAGATACTGTTGAAACTATAGATGATAATATCAAAGGCGTTGTGATTTCAATTGAAAATCAATTAGTTAAAATTTTATCTGAAGACGATTTTGAACTGACTTTCCAAGCCCACGAACTCATTAAAATTACCGAAAAAGGTTTAAGCATTAAAACTGACGACCTTAAAAAGGTACTCCAACAAGAACTTCACACCAATAGAAAAATACCAATTAAAAAAGAAAAGCATACAAACAAAATAGAAATCGATTTGCACATTCACGAATTGATTGACGATGCCAGACATTTGTCTAATTTTGAAATTTTAAACATTCAGCTTAACAAAGCCAAGCAACAACTCGAATGGGCTATGGATAAACGCATTAAATATGTTGTTTTTATTCACGGTGTTGGTCAAGGCGTATTAAAAGCCGAATTACAAACTTTGTTTAGACGCTATGAAAACTTAGAATTTTATGATGCCGACTACCAAACTTACGGCGTTGGTGCTACAGAAGTATGTATTTATTGA